A genomic segment from Gammaproteobacteria bacterium encodes:
- a CDS encoding GNAT family N-acetyltransferase, with amino-acid sequence MSLSAQLQTLLQPDTRVEPPAKRFSVGLASTRDHVIAAQRLRYQVFIEEMGARLNIAEHGIEADEFDPYCDHLIVRDHEIDTVVGCYRILTDTQAQRAGRFYSQSEFDITRILALPGRIMEVGRTCVHPEYRGGAVIALLWNGIARYLLANRFDYLIGCASVPLRSGTNEIWLMYRRLARTSLAPENCRVHPRVPLPKINLTRVTQEPHVPPLINAYLRAGARVCGEPGWDPHFNVADLFVLLRADQVNARYARHFLDRAG; translated from the coding sequence ATGTCCCTTTCAGCTCAACTGCAGACACTGCTTCAACCAGATACACGTGTCGAACCGCCGGCAAAGCGATTCAGCGTCGGACTGGCAAGCACCCGCGACCACGTTATCGCCGCGCAGCGACTGCGCTATCAAGTGTTCATCGAGGAGATGGGCGCACGACTCAACATCGCCGAGCATGGCATCGAAGCGGATGAATTCGATCCGTACTGCGATCACTTGATCGTGCGCGATCATGAAATCGATACCGTCGTCGGTTGTTATCGCATCCTCACCGACACGCAGGCGCAACGCGCCGGCCGGTTTTATTCGCAGAGCGAGTTCGACATCACCCGCATCTTGGCGTTGCCTGGGCGGATCATGGAAGTCGGACGCACTTGCGTGCATCCCGAGTATCGCGGCGGCGCGGTGATCGCGCTGTTGTGGAACGGTATTGCGCGCTATCTATTGGCAAATCGTTTCGACTACTTGATAGGCTGCGCCAGCGTACCGCTGCGTTCGGGCACGAACGAAATCTGGCTGATGTATCGGCGCTTAGCGCGGACCAGTCTGGCGCCGGAAAATTGCCGCGTCCATCCGCGCGTGCCACTGCCGAAGATCAACCTCACCCGCGTCACCCAGGAACCGCACGTGCCACCGTTGATCAACGCCTATTTGCGTGCCGGCGCTCGGGTCTGCGGCGAACCGGGTTGGGATCCGCATTTCAATGTCGCCGACT